The Megalobrama amblycephala isolate DHTTF-2021 linkage group LG10, ASM1881202v1, whole genome shotgun sequence DNA segment aaaaaaaaaaattactgtataaaatGTCCATTATGtaaaagaaataattaaaaGCTAGAATTGAAATGAAATGTCCAAGTTTTCATGACTGtatttaatctcataatttaaaGTGTTAACTTTAGCAGTTCTAGtgtaaaggaaaaaaaacttgACACTCACCTTGTCGATGTAGAAGTCAACCTCAGATGCAGACTGAAACTCTCCGTCCAGAGCAGAGATGCCACTGGTCCACACCAGGTTCTTCATCTTGTGTTTGAAGACCAGCAGCTGGATCCGGAACTCCTGCTCAGTCATGTCCAGGAATCCGGCCAGCTTGGCCACAGGCATAGTTGTGTAAAGCTTCAGGAAACTGAGAGAAACAGGAGTCAGCTGAGGAGTTTTTCTAATAACCAATGCAACTGCACAAGCTGTAGGAATATAACAATCAGCTGCAAGTTGAGCTAAGTAActaagtagattttttttttttttttaatgtaggaACTAATGCATTTGAACTGATTTTAAGATTTTTACTGTTTACAGCATGCTTTCCaccttttttcatttaattaagttttaaatcacaaatataACAAAACAGTATCAGGAAAACTAATTGTCAAATAAAATTTAAGTATCACACTATTCACaatgtttcatatttataaatatataatgaatatctGATGATTCCATGACCAGAGCTCCAGTTCATCCAGACAGCTGAGACAGAAAACTGTTGTACCTGCGGATGGTGGAGAGCTGCGCCTGCTGCTGCACCTCCTCTGCAAACACTTTGAGCTGCTGCTGGAATGGCTCTTTGTGGTAATTTGGATGAACGTTATCATAGTTTGGAACTACAGGTGACAGGAACTTGGGGCAGGCAAAACTGAACAACTCCTCAAACACCTGAAGATCTCTGAACAAGaggggacatttttttttagatgctagtttgtgtgtgattttatatatatatatatatatatatatatatatatatatatatatatatatatatatatatatatatatatatatatatatatatatatatatacacacacacacacaaacataaaaacacacacttttaatactttcattcatttcattcatcaaaaagtgtatcaattgacagtaaagacattgatAATGCTATGTTACAAATAATTTCTATATCAAACAAATGCtgatcttttgaactttctatttttaaacaaagaatcctaaaaaaacaaaacaattatcactgtttccacaaaaatattaagcagcctgactgttttcaattttgataataatcagaaaagtttcttgagcagcaaatcagcatattagaatgatttctgaaggatcatgtgataattaagactggagatgctgaaaatcacaggaataaattacattttaaaatttatttaaatagaaaacagttctttgaaattgtaaaaaaaaaaaaaaaaaaaaaaaatccacaatattactgtttttacagtaaacaaatcaaataaatacagccatagagagcattagagacttctttcaaaaacatgattttattttttaacaatccCAAATATGACTTATTTTTAAGCATATTCTCACCCTTTCTGCATGCGGAGCATCTTGTCTCCATATTTCTCGCGGAGCTGTGTGTGAATGCTCTCGTCGATGCGCATGGGGTACATGGTGAGAGCGATGGCCAGCAGCCCGTGCATCTGCtcgttctgtttattaatcTGAACATCACACGATACAACGTTTTGATTAAATATCACACCAATATGACAGCATATAATAGACAGTACAGCAGTATCTTCAAGTATAACACCAGGAATATTAATGCACAAATAACAGGACTGGTTGAATGTGCTCATGAGATTTTATTCAGTCTCACAccccaaattaaaaaaaaaaaaaaaaaaaaaaaaaaagcagcaccTTTAAGATGTTTTGCACTATTTTCATGTCAATGAAATTTGCATTATCCTTATTACTGTAAACCAGTAAttgtacagtaaaaaatatattataatacactgcttttttatttaatttaaataagcaTACAACATAACGCAGCAATACAACAAATATTACACAAATAGGACAAAGGCATTTGAATTTAGATTCACTGACCATCTCATATTTGTAGGTGGTTCTCTGGAACATGTTTCTGGTCCTCTGGATGTAGAGCAGGATGTTGGCGAAGACGCGGATGGCGTCCTGATAGCGTCGCATCATCAGATACGCAAAACCCACATAGTAGTAGGTGGTGATCTGACATTCAGGCACACGTGAATACATGCTCTGAAACACAATCACATCATGAATACAACATTAGCATCATGACAAAGCCTTGAGACATCGGTACATGGGGCAGGGTTATTACcattaactaaaactacaactattaaaaacattctgataattgaaataaatgtaataaaaatatacaatatacaacCTACagttgaaacttaaaaaaaaaaaaaaagaaagaaatgttgcctttacaaactaaaataagttgaagctctaagggtgtgttcacacttgttgcatttggttcgattaaaacgaaccctggtgtgattgctgttagtgcggttcatttgagcAAGTGTGAAAGCTCCCAtctgaaccctggtgcgcaccaaacaagtggTTCCAAAATGAGCTCtagtgcggttcgaatgatatatgaatgcaacacccaccaaagacatgtaaacgaaccaaaaacaggaagatgagaccTAAAAAGGTCAGAATCCTCATGCATATCGATTTTCCTTGTCATAGTcgtgagtttgcccatcacaggcatcagacgcgcgtctccatgcagatcatttgtgtgtgtgacggatggattcccgccaCTGTTTTGAcacctttacacattttataagctcttcacgagttcccagctggtcAAAACACCATCAtatgcaggctacgcacacacaacaagcgcatttacctcagcacacagcattgttttgaatgttcggtaagttccgtctcaaaataggcaatacgtcataaaatccgaccaatcaggtTGTGAACGTATCCCTATGCCTTCAAGTTCAGTGTCTTTTGGTTcagtgataaaattgccaatctgaacgcaaatcggaccaggactaaatgtttttgttttgttttttttgggttcagaaataaacaaaccaaacgaaccaaactacaagtgtgagCACACCCTAAAAtaattaactggaaataaaactgaaataaaaataaacagcaatatttaaaacaaaaaaaagagtcaaattttaaaaaagcacataacaaaattgatccaaattaaactaaaattaacatgaaaactaataatataaaaataagagCTAATTCATATAGAGCCCCTAAAAGGGACATGGTCGTggaacaaaaatatgttttaaaacgtttgcgttcgcaaagtttctcaggggaaagCAAAAGTTTTGCGAGCGAACACAAAAGCAGTGAcataatttttcctcccatgaTCTCATACTTTTTCCCTATCACCAtttccctttaggggctctatgaattcaaaatattaccaaactataataaaaccaaggatacatttacacaacaacaatgtactaaaagctgaaatttttcctttgtgttttccGTGTAGAttacaacattgtcaaaactaTCCCCGTACACATGGATCCACAAAAACgattaaaaacgctgtattctaccggcaggccagtagttggcgatgtcactttgtaaagaaaaactacgggcctatagactgaacacgtaatatgcatgacgtcaccattttcacaaattcgtgtttttgtagtttCCAGAGAGACGATAATGTCTCTAATAACTTGCAccttgaaacctgttttcataaatttgcattttcaggctcccaaaacgctattgtcgtgtaaatgaacagctaAAACGCCttaaaagatttccatttttagttgaaaactgtAAATGGCCCctcaaataaaaacaacaaaaaaaaaaaactggtacAAGGCTATTTTAATACCTTCTTGTTGAGTTCGATGTTCTCCAGGACTTTGATGGCCTGATAGTAATCTCCCAGCAGAGAGTGAAGCctcagcaaacccaccagactGAAATAACCCAACATCTTATAGAGCGAGTGACGGCCGTATTCTCCAGCCACGGACTCAGGGTCACCTGTGACAGAAACACCAGCGTCATTCTGAGATCTGAACTGgataaagaagaagaaggtcAGTGCGTGAGGGCCGGTTGATGTCTTTCACCTCCACTGGTGTAGACCTCCAGCTGACGGTTGATGTTGCTCTTGTCCACCAGAGAGTGCAGGACATTCAGCACACTGTGAACGTTCCAGATCTTGGGATTGTTCCTCAGGAATTCAATCTCTTCTTCTGATTTCTTGGCAGTCTTACAGCGATACTGACTGAATGACTGGAACTGCAGAACACAGAGAGAAAATACAGCACCTGAGATTCTGCTAAACAGGTGGATTTCATTTGAAACGTTAAGAGATATAGAGCTTTTCACTTCTACATGAACACATCAGTAACACAGAAGGACTCGTGAGGACCAAGAGTCTCCTTAACCTCACGCGGTTCGCTCTTACCTGATAAATGAACTCATCGATGATGTCCCAGAGCCACTGGTTCGGAAGCTCCAGAGGTGCCGGTCCATCGGCATCTGagaaaaataatccacattACATATTCTGATGTAAAACAAGTTCATATTTAAATCTACTCAAACTCAAGATCTACGACTGGgcgatataaataaaaaaaaaaaccttttgacaatattcactactgttcaaatgtttggggtctgtatgattttttttaaccaaggctgcatttatttgaacaataacattcaaaacagtaatgttgtgatctattattccaatttaaaataacagatttctgttataaaatattttaaagtggaCTCACTGAGGATGTAGTTGAAGAGGTTGCAGTAATTGTAGTAGGACTCAAACCTCTGGTCAAGAGTTGGACCTCCCTACAGATGAGAAGACAGGAAAAGAGCTGAGACTCAATCTAGTGATTAAATCTATTTTCACAAAAACTTCCTTGACTATAAAACGCATTCAACAAGACATGAGCAAACACACTCACGCTGACTTTGGCGTAGATGTGCCTGTAGTACAGCTCCTTGTAGAGGATCAAGAAAACTGCATCTGTAccagacaaaaacaaacatgtgcAAGTCAGCAAAGAAAAACCTTACATCAAACTGTTCGGTTCAAAGCTTCAGATTCCTGAATGCGACAAAAGTTAAATAGACTCACTCACCATTACCAACCAGAGAAGCGATGGCTTCTGCCTCCGGCCATGGAGACGTTTTAAAGAAGCGATCTGTAAGCTTGTTCCagctaaaatgaaataaaatacaaagatACGTCAAGATTTCTATACATGCATCAGAAAAGTGTATGTAACCGTACGGCCGCACACCTGTTCTCATAAACATCCTGGATCTCGTAGATCTTCTGCTCAATGCTCTCGCTGGACACACGGTTGGCCTGCAGCTCGTAAACCTTCTGATCGATCAGGTCTGAGATGGTTTTATGAAAATATTGCAGGAAGTTCTTGATGACCTCAGGGATCACATGGTATGTCTGCTGGTGCTCATACTGACGTTCATAAGCCAGATCAGCTTTAGGGTCGCCTGCAAAAGATACACTTTATATAACTTTGGCCCCCTAATAGTACACAAATAGTGTatgaatatttcatatattttattgtatgaatttatatattatatacatatacacatatttattaatttattgtgtgtgtgtttatgagtATAAAGAAAGTGTCCTTTGttagtgtttttgtctttatctGTCATCTAACGTTAGCAGATAACGTTACTCACCGGTATGATAGTCATAATCACTGGGGTAGGTATAAGGATCATACTGCAGAAAAATGAGAACATTTACAATGAACAATCTGACATGTTGACATTAAAATGCAGGGTGAGTTTTGTAATTAACAAAGGGAATTAAACTTTAGTCTGATCGTGATGCTCAATTGATTAAGAGCAATACACGCTACACGCTTCAATCTCTCACACACGCTCTCAAGTCAAAACTGTCACTCACGGTCACCTCTTCATCCTCAATCGGGTAAGACATGATGGGCGTTTATTCCTGTAGTTTGAGTTTAATCTGTTAATAAACCTTTAATAAACCCCACAGCTGCCGCAAAGCACGCGCGGAGGAGAGAGAGGAAGTCCACCGCACATACTTCCGGTGACGCAGCCGCACCGCACAAGGCATTGTGGGCCAGTGGCGGACTAATTTTCTAAATTATAGTAGCTCTTTCTACAGAAGACGTAATTCaccgtctttctttctttctttctggacattacatacacatatatatatatatatatatatatatatatatatatatatatatatatatatatatatagctgggtagattacttataaataataatcattatatatatatatatatattccaaaaaaaaatattctattcaccaacaagagcctcaacagattctttttacagtgtttctgctgatagtaacactgaataaaacaaaataacatcttatgattttaaaacatatttactaaaaaaaatttaaaatttagaaaacagcaacattataaaaataaatattgaaaaacatgaaattcacAGCAATATCGCTGCTACatcaaatatttcatttatatttcatatacattattattattattattattatttaatatatatttcatatatatttaatctatatttcatatatattcatccatatttaatttatacttcatatacattattattattattgttattattattatttcataaatatttcatatatatttaatctatatttcatatatattcatccatatttcatttatatttcatatacattattattattattattatttcatatatatttaatctatatttcatatacagtacagtccaaaagtttggaaccactaagatttttaatgtttttaaaagaagtttcgtctgctcaccaaggctacatttatttaattaaaaatacagtaaaaaacagtaatattgtgaaatattattacaatttaaaataactgttttctatttgaatatatttcacaaagtaatttatacctgtgatgcaatgctgaattttcaccatcattactccagtcttcagtgtcacatgatccttcagaaatcattctaatatgctgatttgctgctcaataaacatttatgattattatcaatgttgaaaacagttgtgtactttttttttcaggattccttgatgaatagaaagttcaaaagaacagca contains these protein-coding regions:
- the LOC125276717 gene encoding eukaryotic translation initiation factor 3 subunit L isoform X1 — translated: MSYPIEDEEVTYDPYTYPSDYDYHTGDPKADLAYERQYEHQQTYHVIPEVIKNFLQYFHKTISDLIDQKVYELQANRVSSESIEQKIYEIQDVYENSWNKLTDRFFKTSPWPEAEAIASLVGNDAVFLILYKELYYRHIYAKVSGGPTLDQRFESYYNYCNLFNYILNADGPAPLELPNQWLWDIIDEFIYQFQSFSQYRCKTAKKSEEEIEFLRNNPKIWNVHSVLNVLHSLVDKSNINRQLEVYTSGGDPESVAGEYGRHSLYKMLGYFSLVGLLRLHSLLGDYYQAIKVLENIELNKKSMYSRVPECQITTYYYVGFAYLMMRRYQDAIRVFANILLYIQRTRNMFQRTTYKYEMINKQNEQMHGLLAIALTMYPMRIDESIHTQLREKYGDKMLRMQKGDLQVFEELFSFACPKFLSPVVPNYDNVHPNYHKEPFQQQLKVFAEEVQQQAQLSTIRSFLKLYTTMPVAKLAGFLDMTEQEFRIQLLVFKHKMKNLVWTSGISALDGEFQSASEVDFYIDKDMIHIADTKVARRYGDFFIRQIHKFEELNRTLKKMPLTSGTSASTSSTSRAT
- the LOC125276717 gene encoding eukaryotic translation initiation factor 3 subunit L isoform X2, encoding MSYPIEDEEYDPYTYPSDYDYHTGDPKADLAYERQYEHQQTYHVIPEVIKNFLQYFHKTISDLIDQKVYELQANRVSSESIEQKIYEIQDVYENSWNKLTDRFFKTSPWPEAEAIASLVGNDAVFLILYKELYYRHIYAKVSGGPTLDQRFESYYNYCNLFNYILNADGPAPLELPNQWLWDIIDEFIYQFQSFSQYRCKTAKKSEEEIEFLRNNPKIWNVHSVLNVLHSLVDKSNINRQLEVYTSGGDPESVAGEYGRHSLYKMLGYFSLVGLLRLHSLLGDYYQAIKVLENIELNKKSMYSRVPECQITTYYYVGFAYLMMRRYQDAIRVFANILLYIQRTRNMFQRTTYKYEMINKQNEQMHGLLAIALTMYPMRIDESIHTQLREKYGDKMLRMQKGDLQVFEELFSFACPKFLSPVVPNYDNVHPNYHKEPFQQQLKVFAEEVQQQAQLSTIRSFLKLYTTMPVAKLAGFLDMTEQEFRIQLLVFKHKMKNLVWTSGISALDGEFQSASEVDFYIDKDMIHIADTKVARRYGDFFIRQIHKFEELNRTLKKMPLTSGTSASTSSTSRAT